A window of the Bradyrhizobium ottawaense genome harbors these coding sequences:
- a CDS encoding PaaI family thioesterase produces the protein MSDHLKEIPPAARLLGREIISVDPQSGEVTLRFMARAEFANRHGTVQGGMLAAMLDSATGNAVMARLPSHLTAVTARLDTQFLKPAALGPITATARLIHQDERAAEVQAELTDSEGWVVATARAELRVRERKTS, from the coding sequence ATGTCCGATCACTTGAAAGAAATACCGCCGGCGGCCCGGCTTCTCGGTCGCGAGATCATCTCGGTCGATCCGCAATCCGGCGAGGTGACGCTCCGCTTTATGGCGAGAGCGGAATTCGCCAACCGCCATGGCACCGTGCAAGGCGGCATGCTGGCGGCCATGCTCGATTCCGCGACCGGCAACGCTGTGATGGCCAGACTGCCATCGCATTTGACGGCGGTCACAGCTCGCCTCGATACGCAGTTTCTGAAGCCGGCCGCCCTCGGACCGATCACCGCGACGGCGCGGCTCATTCACCAGGACGAACGCGCCGCCGAAGTGCAGGCCGAGCTCACCGACAGCGAAGGGTGGGTCGTCGCGACCGCCCGTGCCGAGCTGCGGGTTCGCGAGCGTAAGACGTCCTGA
- a CDS encoding UbiH/UbiF family hydroxylase has translation MNDTSLIYDTVVIGGGPAGLTAAIALAGTGARTALLARRAPYADNRTTALLGASADLLERLDVWPRCRDKAAALKTMRLVDDTGRLIRAPEVRFSSDEIGLEQFGYNIDNRSLMAALEERAAELSNLTRHDDEAASIEPHDAEVSIRTGQGETLTARLVVGADGRQSPSRAAAGIEVRRRDLRQSALTFNIAHSHPHKNISTEFHTPQGPCVFVPLPGNRCSVVWVQATKEAERLMALGDDELSEAAERQSHSILGRVQVEAGRNLFPLAIESPKQFASHRVALVGESAHVVPPIGAQGLNMGLRDAADIADIAGHAMSLGEDPGSPQVLARYQSARRADVASRTIAIDIANRSLLNDFLAVQSLRAAGMHLLASFGPLRRLAMREGLAPSWKRVSSII, from the coding sequence ATGAACGATACATCGCTAATTTATGACACCGTTGTGATCGGTGGCGGCCCGGCGGGACTGACCGCGGCGATTGCGCTGGCCGGGACCGGTGCAAGAACCGCCCTGCTCGCCCGCCGCGCGCCCTATGCCGACAACCGCACCACGGCGCTGCTCGGCGCGTCGGCCGATCTGCTCGAACGCCTGGACGTCTGGCCGCGCTGCCGGGACAAGGCCGCCGCCTTGAAAACCATGCGCCTCGTCGACGATACCGGCCGGCTGATCCGTGCGCCGGAGGTGCGGTTTTCCTCTGATGAAATCGGGCTCGAACAGTTCGGCTACAACATCGACAATCGCTCGCTGATGGCAGCACTTGAGGAGCGCGCCGCCGAATTGTCCAACCTGACGCGCCACGACGACGAGGCCGCCAGCATCGAACCACATGATGCGGAGGTGTCGATCCGCACCGGCCAGGGCGAGACCCTGACGGCACGGCTGGTGGTCGGCGCCGACGGGCGGCAGTCGCCTTCCCGCGCCGCGGCCGGGATCGAGGTCAGGCGGCGCGACCTGCGTCAATCGGCGCTGACCTTCAACATCGCCCATTCGCACCCCCACAAGAACATCTCCACCGAGTTCCACACGCCGCAGGGCCCGTGCGTGTTCGTGCCCCTGCCCGGCAACCGCTGCAGCGTGGTGTGGGTACAGGCTACGAAGGAAGCCGAACGGCTGATGGCGCTCGGCGACGACGAACTGTCCGAGGCCGCCGAGAGGCAATCCCATTCCATTCTCGGCCGGGTCCAGGTTGAGGCCGGGCGCAACCTGTTTCCGCTGGCGATCGAGAGCCCGAAGCAATTCGCCAGCCACCGGGTCGCCCTGGTCGGTGAATCCGCCCATGTGGTGCCGCCGATCGGCGCACAGGGCCTCAACATGGGACTGCGCGACGCCGCCGACATCGCCGATATCGCCGGCCATGCGATGTCGCTGGGCGAAGACCCCGGTTCGCCGCAGGTGCTGGCGCGCTACCAATCGGCCCGGCGCGCCGACGTCGCCAGCCGCACGATCGCGATCGACATCGCCAACCGTTCGCTGCTCAACGATTTTCTGGCGGTGCAGTCGCTGCGTGCCGCCGGCATGCATTTGCTCGCCTCGTTCGGCCCGTTGCGGCGGCTCGCGATGCGCGAAGGACTTGCGCCTTCATGGAAACGCGTGAGCTCTATAATTTGA
- a CDS encoding TerC family protein has translation MMELLTSAEAWAALLTLTALEIVLGIDNVIFLSVIVSRIPAAQAKRARQIGLLLALVFRIILLSLLVWLIGLTEPVLTVKSVALSWRDIILIGGGLFLIAKATHEIHAEVEARDVEPDATPKASAFFWVIVQIIIIDMVFSLDSIITAIGMAQDLEIMIAAVVIACVIMYVSSGPVARFVADHPTTKMLALAFLVLIGVALVADGFKFHIPRGYIYFAIAFSAAVEMFNVLAKRNRKRAAS, from the coding sequence ATGATGGAATTACTGACCAGCGCGGAAGCGTGGGCGGCGTTGCTGACCCTGACGGCGCTGGAAATCGTGCTCGGGATCGACAATGTCATCTTCCTGTCGGTGATCGTCTCGCGCATTCCGGCGGCCCAGGCCAAACGCGCCCGCCAGATCGGTTTGCTGCTGGCGCTGGTGTTTCGCATCATCCTGCTCAGCCTGCTGGTCTGGCTGATCGGGCTGACTGAGCCGGTCCTGACCGTGAAGAGCGTTGCGCTGTCCTGGCGCGACATCATCCTGATCGGCGGCGGACTGTTCCTGATCGCCAAGGCGACGCATGAAATTCACGCCGAAGTCGAGGCGCGCGATGTCGAGCCCGACGCCACGCCGAAAGCCAGCGCCTTCTTCTGGGTGATCGTCCAGATCATCATCATCGACATGGTGTTCTCGCTGGACTCGATCATCACCGCGATCGGCATGGCGCAGGATCTGGAAATTATGATCGCAGCCGTCGTGATCGCCTGCGTCATCATGTATGTTTCGTCCGGTCCGGTGGCCCGGTTCGTGGCGGATCATCCGACCACCAAGATGCTGGCGCTGGCATTTCTGGTGCTGATCGGCGTGGCGCTGGTCGCTGACGGATTCAAGTTCCATATTCCGCGCGGCTACATCTACTTCGCCATCGCCTTCTCGGCGGCCGTCGAAATGTTCAATGTGCTCGCCAAGCGCAATCGCAAGAGGGCTGCCAGTTAG
- a CDS encoding acetylornithine transaminase, protein MTNAPHPYDALMNITARPPTVFVKGDGAYLWDDSGKRYLDFMQGWAVNCLGHSPTIVADALAAQAKLLLTPSPAFFNGPSLKLANALVANSCFDQVFFTNSGAEANEGAIKLARKFGTLYKNGAHEIITFVGGFHGRTLATMSASGKKAFEPLFEPKVSGFPKAQLNDLDSVKRLISSKTVAVMLEPIQGEAGVWPATDQFLQELRALTQERGLLLIVDEIQTGMGRTGKLFHYEHAGIEPDIMTLGKGIGGGVPLAALLATEYASCFEHGDQGGTFNGNPLMCAAGLAVLEHVATPAFLKSAADAGLFLESELQKLSARHGLGEVRGRGLLLALDLKLPIGASIVAQAFSEGVLLNSPQPDALRFMPALNVSKEEIADMIECLDAILTKAGAARMVA, encoded by the coding sequence ATGACCAACGCACCCCATCCCTATGACGCGCTAATGAATATCACCGCGCGGCCGCCGACCGTGTTCGTCAAGGGCGACGGCGCTTATCTCTGGGACGACAGCGGCAAGCGTTATCTTGATTTCATGCAGGGTTGGGCCGTCAATTGCCTCGGCCACTCGCCCACCATTGTCGCCGACGCGCTTGCGGCGCAAGCAAAGCTGCTGCTGACCCCGAGCCCGGCCTTCTTCAACGGACCGAGCCTCAAGCTCGCCAATGCATTGGTCGCCAACAGTTGCTTCGACCAGGTGTTCTTTACCAATTCCGGCGCCGAAGCCAATGAAGGCGCGATCAAGCTGGCGCGCAAATTCGGCACGCTCTACAAGAACGGCGCGCATGAAATCATCACCTTCGTCGGCGGCTTCCACGGCCGTACGCTCGCGACCATGTCGGCATCGGGCAAGAAGGCCTTCGAGCCGCTGTTCGAGCCCAAGGTGTCAGGCTTTCCCAAGGCTCAGCTCAACGACCTCGATTCCGTCAAGCGGCTGATCTCGAGCAAGACCGTTGCCGTGATGCTGGAGCCGATCCAGGGCGAAGCCGGCGTCTGGCCGGCGACCGATCAGTTCCTGCAGGAGTTGCGCGCGCTCACCCAGGAACGCGGATTGCTGTTGATCGTCGACGAGATCCAGACCGGCATGGGCCGGACCGGCAAGCTGTTCCATTACGAACATGCCGGCATCGAACCCGACATCATGACGCTCGGCAAAGGCATTGGTGGCGGCGTGCCGCTGGCGGCGTTGCTGGCAACCGAATATGCGTCCTGTTTCGAGCATGGCGACCAGGGCGGCACCTTCAACGGCAATCCGCTGATGTGCGCAGCGGGGCTCGCGGTTCTCGAACATGTTGCCACGCCGGCGTTCCTGAAATCAGCCGCCGATGCCGGGCTGTTCCTGGAGAGCGAACTGCAAAAGCTGTCGGCGCGGCACGGGCTCGGCGAAGTGCGCGGCCGGGGCCTGTTGCTGGCGCTCGACTTGAAACTACCGATCGGCGCCTCGATCGTGGCGCAGGCGTTTTCGGAAGGCGTGCTGTTGAACTCGCCGCAGCCGGACGCGCTGCGCTTCATGCCGGCGCTCAATGTGTCCAAGGAGGAGATCGCGGACATGATCGAATGTCTGGACGCGATCCTGACCAAAGCGGGTGCCGCGCGAATGGTGGCGTAG
- the pcsA gene encoding phosphatidylcholine synthase, giving the protein MDQITEPVSAPISTRMRLAAFGVHIFTAAGAGIALIAMLEAVREHWASMFGWLGVALIIDAIDGPIARKLDVVRLQPNWSGEVLDLVVDFVTYVFVPAYAITASGLLLPLAAPLLGIGVAVSGALYFADKRMKASDNHFRGFPALWNAAAFYLFLLHWPPAISSLGIAVLIVLTFAPFHTVHPVRVVRLRWLTLWLLAAWAALAMYTLACDFNVGVPITAGLCFIAAYIVGSDTVIRRIKAFKA; this is encoded by the coding sequence ATGGACCAGATAACCGAGCCTGTTTCAGCCCCGATATCGACCCGGATGCGTCTCGCCGCGTTTGGGGTGCATATCTTCACGGCGGCCGGTGCCGGCATCGCGCTGATTGCGATGCTGGAAGCCGTGCGCGAGCACTGGGCCAGCATGTTCGGCTGGCTCGGCGTGGCGCTGATCATCGACGCCATCGACGGGCCGATCGCACGAAAGCTGGATGTCGTGCGATTGCAGCCGAACTGGTCGGGCGAGGTGCTCGATCTCGTCGTCGATTTCGTCACTTACGTCTTCGTTCCGGCCTATGCGATTACGGCGAGCGGGTTGCTGTTGCCGCTGGCGGCGCCGCTGCTCGGCATCGGCGTCGCGGTGTCCGGCGCGCTGTATTTCGCCGACAAGCGCATGAAGGCGTCCGACAACCATTTCCGCGGCTTTCCGGCGCTGTGGAATGCGGCGGCGTTCTATCTATTCCTGCTGCATTGGCCGCCGGCGATCTCCAGCCTCGGCATTGCGGTCCTGATCGTGCTGACGTTTGCGCCGTTTCACACCGTGCATCCGGTCCGCGTCGTGCGCTTGCGCTGGCTGACGCTGTGGCTGCTGGCGGCATGGGCGGCGCTGGCGATGTATACGCTGGCCTGCGATTTCAATGTCGGCGTTCCCATCACAGCCGGGCTCTGTTTCATCGCCGCCTATATCGTCGGCAGCGATACGGTCATCCGGCGGATAAAGGCGTTCAAGGCATGA
- a CDS encoding quinone oxidoreductase family protein: MTKAVRVHKVGGPEALVYEDVVVAAPGPGEVRIRQHAVGLNFIDVYFRTGLYKAPGLPFIAGNEAAGEVVAVGPGVTNFHLGDRVAYYFNLGGYASERVIPADKLVKLPDHITYEQGAVLMLKGLTVWYLLHKTFKVEPHHRVLIHAAAGGIGLLACQWARAMGAHVIGTVGSKAKADLALANGCDHVILYNEENFVDRVKQISRNELCDVVYDGVGKTTFPGSLSCLKPRGLFVSFGNASGPVPPFALAELNNHGSLFATRPKLNDYVGTRKELLEGADTLFAAVINGKLHVPINHAYALKDAAKAHIDLEGRATTGAAILRP, encoded by the coding sequence ATGACCAAGGCCGTGCGCGTGCACAAGGTAGGGGGCCCTGAAGCGCTGGTGTATGAGGATGTGGTGGTCGCCGCGCCGGGGCCGGGCGAGGTTCGCATCCGCCAGCACGCCGTCGGCCTCAACTTCATCGACGTGTATTTCCGCACCGGCCTCTACAAGGCACCGGGTTTGCCGTTCATCGCCGGCAATGAGGCCGCGGGCGAAGTGGTCGCGGTTGGACCCGGAGTCACCAATTTTCATCTCGGCGATCGCGTCGCCTATTATTTCAACCTCGGTGGCTACGCTTCCGAGCGCGTCATTCCAGCGGACAAACTCGTAAAACTGCCCGACCACATCACCTACGAGCAGGGCGCGGTCCTGATGCTCAAGGGACTGACGGTCTGGTATCTCCTGCACAAGACCTTCAAGGTCGAGCCCCATCACCGCGTGCTGATCCACGCCGCTGCCGGCGGCATCGGCTTGCTCGCCTGCCAGTGGGCGCGCGCGATGGGGGCGCATGTGATCGGGACGGTGGGCTCCAAGGCCAAGGCCGATCTCGCACTCGCCAATGGTTGCGACCATGTCATCCTCTACAACGAGGAAAACTTTGTCGACCGCGTCAAGCAGATCAGCCGCAACGAACTCTGCGACGTCGTCTATGACGGCGTCGGCAAGACCACATTCCCGGGCTCGCTGTCCTGTCTCAAGCCACGCGGCCTGTTCGTGAGCTTCGGCAACGCCTCCGGCCCGGTGCCGCCATTCGCGCTCGCCGAACTGAACAATCACGGTTCGCTGTTTGCGACACGGCCGAAACTCAACGACTATGTCGGCACCCGCAAGGAATTGCTCGAAGGCGCCGACACGCTGTTCGCCGCCGTCATCAACGGCAAGCTGCATGTGCCGATCAATCATGCGTACGCGCTGAAGGATGCGGCGAAGGCGCATATCGACCTCGAGGGCAGGGCGACCACGGGGGCTGCGATTTTGCGGCCGTAA